From Pyxicephalus adspersus chromosome 7, UCB_Pads_2.0, whole genome shotgun sequence, a single genomic window includes:
- the LOC140336070 gene encoding olfactory receptor 5AR1-like: MSSGNDTYIVGFILLGLSSNPKIQIVLFFIFLIMYMIILNGNIIIIILILTNINLHTPMYFLLSNLSFLDLCYSTSIVPRMLRDFLSENKIISYSQCAAQLYISLSLGVTECILLSIMAYDRFIAICYPLHYTTIMTKVVCIRIAAGTWMCGFLFSILHVTLTFNVNLCGNREINNFVCEVPEILSLSCENNIFVELVVFVAGVIFLMAPVTFILVSYVHIIWSILKITSSSGQRKAFSTCGSHLTVVTIFYGSAMAAYMKPRSLSTPGTDKVISIFYCIVTPMLNPIIYTLRNNDVITAFVKLRSRYFSANIRKENRLYVIVTCFRAFQI, encoded by the coding sequence atgtCTTCAGGAAATGACACTTATATTGTCGGTTTTATTCTTCTTGGACTTTCTAGCAATCCAAAAATTCAGATtgttctctttttcatttttttgatcaTGTATATGATCATTTTGAATGGAAACATTATCATCATTATTCTAATTTTAACAAACATCAATCTGCATACTCCTATGTATTTCCTTCTTTCAAATCTCTCTTTTTTGGATCTCTGTTACTCGACTTCAATTGTACCAAGAATGCTGAGAGATTTtttgtcagaaaataaaataatatcttatTCTCAATGTGCAGCACAACTGTACATCTCTCTTTCCTTAGGGGTAACTGAATGCATCCTGCTTTCCATAATGGCTTATGATCGTTTTATAGCTATATGCTACCCATTACACTATACCACTATCATGACTAAAGTAGTTTGTATCAGAATAGCTGCTGGTACATGGATGTGTGgattccttttttctattttacatgtGACTCTTACATTTAATGTAAATCTTTGTGGGAacagagaaataaataattttgtttgtgaAGTACCAGAAATTTTATCACTAtcatgtgaaaataatatttttgttgaattagtTGTTTTTGTAGCTGGAGTGATTTTTCTAATGGCCCCTGTCACATTCATTTTAGTTTCATATGTTCATATTATCTGGAGTATCCTCAAAATTACATCATCATCTGGACAGAGGAAAGCCTTTTCTACATGTGGATCTCATCTTACAGttgtaacaatattttatggttcagcTATGGCTGCCTACATGAAACCTAGGTCACTTTCAACACCAGGAACAGACAAAgtgatttccattttttattgcattgtaactCCAATGTTAAATCCTATCATATATACTCTGAGAAACAATGATGTTATTACAGCATTTGTAAAACTTAGAAGTAGATATTTTTCTGCTAATATTAGGAAAGAAAATAGGCTTTATGTGATCGTTACTTGCTTCAGAGCATTTCAGATTTAG
- the LOC140336071 gene encoding olfactory receptor 2K2-like has protein sequence MAWKNDTIVKEFILLGLSSNPTTQVILFVIFLVMYLIILVANSLIVYATVTDSSLQTPMYYFLTNLSLMDIFYSSSIIPRMLRDMLMTKKTILFAECVAQMYISLSLGEAECILLAIMAYDRYIAICHPLRYTKIIHRTLCIRIAVGTWICGFLLSISHVALTLNVDLCGQNEINHFECEVPEILALGCGNVTVVEFVIFVVGVIILIVPISFITITYIKIIRAIFKISSSEGRRKTFSTCGSHITVVTLFYGSAMATYMKPRSKSSPDTDKLFAIFYTIVTPMLNPLIYTLRNKEVKSALKKISCKDTSFQ, from the coding sequence atGGCTTGGAAAAATGACACCATCGTCAAAGAATTCATCCTTCTTGGACTTTCTAGTAATCCCACCACTCAAGTCATACTTTTTGTGATATTCCTGGTCATGTACTTGATCATTTTAGTTGCAAATTCTCTTATTGTCTATGCTACAGTCACTGACAGCTCTCTTCAAACTCCAATGTATTATTTTCTCACCAATCTATCTCTTATGGATATATTCTATTCATCCTCAATTATACCACGGATGCTAAGAGATATGTTGATGACCAAAAAGACCATTTTGTTTGCAGAATGTGTTGCACAAATGTATATATCTCTATCACTGGGAGAAGCTGAATGTATTCTTTTAGCCATAATGGCCTATGACCGTTATATAGCAATATGTCATCCTTTACGTTATACTAAAATTATCCACAGAACTTTGTGCATTAGAATAGCTGTAGGAACATGGATTTGTGGATTTCTCTTATCAATTTCTCATGTAGCCCTAACTTTGAATGTGGATCTATGTGGACAAAATGAAATTAACCATTTTGAGTGTGAAGTACCGGAAATCTTAGCTTTGGGATGTGGGAATGTTACAGTAGTTGAATTTGTCATTTTTGTTGTTGGTGTCATTATTTTAATTGTTCCCATTAGTTTTATAAccattacatatattaaaataataagagccatttttaaaataagctCTTCTGAAGGACGAAGGAAGACCTTTTCCACTTGTGGCTCTCACATAACTGTTGTAACCTTGTTCTATGGCTCAGCAATGGCCACCTATATGAAGCCACGATCCAAATCATCTCCTGATACAGATAAactatttgcaatattttacacaATAGTTACACCAATGTTAAATCCACTGATTTATACACTAAGGAATAAAGAAGTTAAATCGGCTTTAAAAAAGATTTCATGTAAAGACACATCTTTTCAATAG
- the LOC140336069 gene encoding olfactory receptor 2D2-like, whose translation MIIDEEAIKFTILENVPEDPRRGHWDKILLKREPKSPVIVLKKQNSIVHEMRRQHTWVSEFILLGFSSHPKIQVVLFFTFLIVYMIIFIGNLLIIVLILTDTNLHTPMYFFLSNLSFLDICYSTTTVPRILRDLVSAKKIISYTECATQLYMNVCLGVTECILLVIMAYDRYVAICHPLHYTTIMSKLFCIRIAAGTWLAGLTIPITHVILTLNVDLCGNNKLNSFLCNIPEILTLSCENTNLIDFFIFVTGVIVLMTPVMLIVVSYIQIILSIFKIVSSEGRRKAFSTCGSHIIVVTMFYGSAIADYMKPKSSSKSGTGKLFAIFYCIFTSMLNPAVYSLRNNDVKAAFQKFKSRFFSGNSRKVSYNERVYS comes from the exons ATGATTATTGATGAAGAGGCAATCAAATTTACAATACTCGAAAATGTCCCAGAAGATCCTCGCAGAGGCCACTGGGACAAAATTTTATTGAAGAGAGAACCCAA ATCTCCTGTaattgtcctgaagaagcagaattcaATAGTCCACGAAATGCGTCGACAACAT ACCTGGGTGAGTGAG TTTATTCTTCTTGGGTTTTCTAGTCATCCAAAAATTCAAGTTGTTcttttcttcacctttttaaTTGTCTATATGATCATTTTCATTGGAAATCTTCTTATCATTGTTCTTATTTTAACAGACACCAATCTTCATActcctatgtatttctttctttctaaccTCTCTTTTCTAGATATCTGTTATTCTACCACAACTGTACCAAGGATACTAAGGGATTTGGTGTCAGCAAAGAAAATAATCTCCTATACAGAATGTGCAACACAACTGTATATGAATGTCTGCTTAGGGGTAACTGAGTGCATTCTGCTTGTCATAATGGCATATGATCGTTATGTAGCTATATGTCATCCATTACACTATACTACCATCATGAGTAAGCTATTTTGTATCCGAATAGCTGCTGGTACATGGTTAGCTGGATTAACTATTCCCATTACACATGTGATTCTTACACTTAATGTAGATCTTTGTGGAAACAACAAACTAAATAGTTTTCTATGTAATATACCAGAAATCTTAACACTGTCATGTGAAAACActaatttaattgatttttttatctttgtaactGGTGTAATTGTTCTAATGACTCCTGTCATGTTAATCGTTGTTTCATATATTCAAATAAtcctaagtatttttaaaattgtttcatcAGAAGGACGGAGAAAAGCATTTTCTACATGTGGATCTCATATTATAGTTGTGACAATGTTTTATGGTTCTGCTATTGCTGACTACATGAAACCAAAGTCAAGCTCAAAATCTGGAACAGGCAAACtgtttgctatattttattgtatttttacttcAATGTTAAATCCTGCTGTTTATTCCCTTAGAAACAATGATGTTAAAGCTGCATTTCagaaatttaaaagtagatt